ACCGCTGGCGTCGAGCTCGCCGCGCAGCAGCCGGAAGCGCTGCCAGAGCAGGTAGGTATTGAGCACGTCGTGCTCGCAGTAATCACGCACGGCATCGAAGTGGCCGGCGTCGATCTGGTGGCGGACGTCGGCCCCGCTCATGCCCAGCTTGCCGGGCAGACCGCAGAGGGTCGCGACCTGGTCGAGGGGAGCCACGGCACGCCCGGAGTAGCCCGCGAGCACATCCATCAGGTCGGTGTGGCGGTCGTGGAAGCGGTTCTGGTAGTTATTGAACCGGAAGGAGCGATCCTCGTCGCCGGTCTCCCAGTAGCGCGGTGCGCTCAGCCCGTGGATGAGGCCGCGGTAATGCAGCACCGGCAGATCGAAGCCGCTGCCGTTCCAGCTCACCAGCCGTGGCACGTAGCGCTCGATACCATCGAAGAACCGGTCGATGAGGCGCGCCTCGTCATCACCGCCCTCGCCGAGCGAGAACACCGTGAAGCGATCGCCAATGAGCGCGGCGACCGAGATCACGACCACCCGGTGGAGTGGCAGGCGCAGGAAGTCCGAGCCGGTCTCCTCGCGCCGCATGGCGAGCATGGCCTCGGCCGCGTCGCCGTCAGCGAGCCCGTTGAAACCGTGCAGCCGGCGGCCGCCGGCGACATCGGGCACGGTCTCGATATCAAAGGCGAAGACGTTCATTGATCGGGGAACACGCCGCTCGACAGATAACGATCACCGCGGTCACAGACGATGCTGGCAATGGTGGCGTTTTCCACCTCGCTCGCGATCTGCAATGCCGCCCACAGCGTCCCGCCACTGGAGATGCCGGCGAAAATACCCTCTTCCGCCGCCAGCCGCCGGGTCATGTCCTCGGCCTCGTCCTGCGCCACCTCGACCACCCGGTCGACGCGCTGCGACTCGAATATCGCCGGCAGGTAGGCCTCCGGCCACTTGCGGATACCGGGGATTTTCGCCCCCTCGCGGGGCTGGGCGCCAATGATCTGGATATCCGGGTTCTGTTCCTTGAGATAGCGCGACACCCCCATGGTGGTGCCGGTGGTGCCCATGGAGGCGACGAAATGCGTGATGGTGCCGCCGGTATCGCGCCAGATCTCGGGCCCTGTCCCCAGGTAGTGCGCGCCCCAGTTATCCGGGTTGGCGAACTGATCGAGCACCCGGCCCTTGCCCTCGGCCTGCATCCGCTGGGCGACATCGCGCGCGCCCTCCATGCCCTCTTCCTCAGTGACCAGCACCAGCTCGGCGCCATAGGCGCGCATCGACGCCCGGCGCTCGGTGGTCATGTTCGCCGGCATGATCAGGATCATCCGGTAGCCCTTCACCGCCGCCGCCATGGCCAGCGCGATGCCGGTATTGCCGCTGGTCGCCTCGATGAGTGTATCGCCGGGCCGGATCTCGCCGCGATTCTCGGCCTGGGCAATCATGTTGAGGGCGGGACGATCTTTCACCGACCCCGCCGGGTTGTTGCCCTCGAGCTTGAGCAAAACCGTGTTGGATCCGGTATCCGCCAGCCGCTGGAGTCGTACCAGCGGGGTGTTACCGACGCATTGATCGACGCTTGGATATGCCATACACGAATTGTAACGCAGTATCATCCCGACATGGATATCCAGCCCATCGCCACCGTCCGCAGTGATTTCGAGAGCCGCTTCGGCACCCCGCGCCAGCCGGGACTGGTGCCGGAGGCCCGCGCCGAGTTGATCCTGCACGCCCCGTTCAATGACGCGGATGCCCTGCGCGGTCTCGACGACTGCAGTCACTGCTGGCTGGTGTTCGGCTTTCATGCCAGTGTCACTCGCGGCTGGCGCCCCACCGTCCGCCCGCCCCGGCTTGGCGGCAATCGACGCCTGGGCGTGTTCGCGACCCGCTCGCCGGTTCGGCCCAACGGCCTCGGGCTGTCGCTGGTCCGGCTCGCCGGGTTACTGGAGCCACCCGGTCGGGGCCTCGCCCTTCGCGGCGCCGACCTGATGGACGGGACGCCCGTGTTCGATATCAAGCCCTACCTGCCGGCGATCGAGGCACCGGTTGATGCCCGCGCGCCCGAGGGGCTCGGCAGCACGGCCCCCGGCCTCGCCGTCGAGTGGAGCGATGCGGCACGAACAGCACTCGGAACCGCGCCGGCGCATCTGGGTGCGCTGATCGAGCAGACCCTCGCCGCCGATCCGCGGCCCGCTTACCACGCTTCAGACGGCCGACGCTACGGAATGCGCCTGCTCGGCTACGAGGTGCAATGGGTGATGGATGCGGCGACGGCGCGTGTCACCGCCATCACCCCGGTGACGACGGGCCCCGAGGATCGCCGCTAGACCTTTGAGCGCGGGATGCGCCGGGACCAGTTGCGGGTGAATACCCGCTGCTCGCCCTCCCAGGCATCGAGCTCGGCGGTGACGTAGAACCCCTGCGCGTCGGTCTCGAGTCGAGTCCGCGTGCGGGTCTCGATCTGCCAGTCGCCGCGGCGCAGTCCGTAGGTCGCCACCACTTCGCCGGTTGCGCTCTGCGCATCGCCATCGGTCAGCCAGTAGCGCTCGCGGGTGTGATCACTGATGGTGAGATCGATGTCATAGAGGCTGCGGGTGCCATTGTCCATGACCACTTCCAGCGCGGATTCCGCATCGCCGAGCTCGCGCTGCACCCGCCAGCGGTGTTCGGCGGGGATTACCTCGGTGATCGCCGCTGGCCCCTCGTCACGCGGGGCGTCGAAAACCGGCGTTATCTCGTCATGCGGCTCCACCTCGCGCACCGGCAGGTCGAGAGCCGTGGCGTGCGCACTCACCGCGAGAGTCACCGGCTCCGGCGCCGGCCAGATCAGCGGCCAGTAGGATGTCGATAACGACAACCGCAGTCGATGCCCCGTCGCGAAGCGATGGCCGAGCTCGTTGAGCCGGATCGTCACATCGATATCGACCCCCGGTTGCAGATCCTGCGGGTGCTCGTGCCCGTCCCGATGGCAGAGGTTGAGCACGCCATAGCTCACTCGCGTCGCCGCCCCGTCGGGTGCCACATCCGAGAGGCGCACGGCGATCTGGGCGTTAGGCTGGTCGGCCCGCACGCGCAGGCGCAACACCGGTGCGCCGAGCAGCTCGAGTGGTTCGGCAAGCGGTTCGGTCTCGAAATTGAGCGCGCCGCCGTCTTCCTCGCGCTGGTCACAGGGCAGATCCGGGCCGTCGGCATAGCTGCACCATTTACCGGCGAAAAGCCCCAGACTGAGTGGCGATTGCAGCGAGATCGGGGCGACGGGGGATGGCATCGGTGTCGCACCCAACGTCCCGCCTGCGCCCGGGTAGAGCGTCTGCGAACGGATGCCGGCGGCGGGCCAGGCCGACTCGCTCACCCAGCGCCCCGGGCGCTCTCGATAGCGGGCGGCCGGCGCGACCGCGTCCTGGATCCAGGCCTGCAGCATGGGGGCGTCATCGACGCCGTTGTCGCTGCCCTTGAGCCACCGATCCCACCAGTCCCGGACGGTTTGCTGGAAATCGATCGCCGGCCCGGGCACGCCCTGATGCGGATAGCGATGGCTCCAGGGGCCGACAATGGCACGGCGCGGCACACTCAGGTTGGCCATGAGCCGGAACACCGCATTGGTGTAGCCATCCGCCCAGCCGCTTACCGCCATGACCGGGCAGCGAATCGCCGCGTAGTCCTCGCACACCGAGCCGTGACGCCAGTAATCATCACGACGGGGGTGCTCGAGCCACTCCATCAGCCAGGGCTCGCTGGCCTCGAGGCGCTCGTGCCACATCGACCGCCAGTCTTCGCCGCGCAGGCCGGGATCCGGCGGCAGGCTGTTGAACGCGAACATCACC
The Spiribacter vilamensis DNA segment above includes these coding regions:
- a CDS encoding CocE/NonD family hydrolase, with amino-acid sequence MTAIHIEEDVRIPMTDGVTLSARIWRPAESVTAPVPAVLEYIPYRKRDHTRARDETLHRWLAEHGYASVRVDIRGSGESGGVLANEYLQRELDDGYTVIEWLARQPWCDGGVGMIGISWGGFSGLQLAAMQPPSLKAVVTVCSTDDRYADDIHMMGGCLLGDNLSWSSVMFAFNSLPPDPGLRGEDWRSMWHERLEASEPWLMEWLEHPRRDDYWRHGSVCEDYAAIRCPVMAVSGWADGYTNAVFRLMANLSVPRRAIVGPWSHRYPHQGVPGPAIDFQQTVRDWWDRWLKGSDNGVDDAPMLQAWIQDAVAPAARYRERPGRWVSESAWPAAGIRSQTLYPGAGGTLGATPMPSPVAPISLQSPLSLGLFAGKWCSYADGPDLPCDQREEDGGALNFETEPLAEPLELLGAPVLRLRVRADQPNAQIAVRLSDVAPDGAATRVSYGVLNLCHRDGHEHPQDLQPGVDIDVTIRLNELGHRFATGHRLRLSLSTSYWPLIWPAPEPVTLAVSAHATALDLPVREVEPHDEITPVFDAPRDEGPAAITEVIPAEHRWRVQRELGDAESALEVVMDNGTRSLYDIDLTISDHTRERYWLTDGDAQSATGEVVATYGLRRGDWQIETRTRTRLETDAQGFYVTAELDAWEGEQRVFTRNWSRRIPRSKV
- the cysM gene encoding cysteine synthase CysM codes for the protein MAYPSVDQCVGNTPLVRLQRLADTGSNTVLLKLEGNNPAGSVKDRPALNMIAQAENRGEIRPGDTLIEATSGNTGIALAMAAAVKGYRMILIMPANMTTERRASMRAYGAELVLVTEEEGMEGARDVAQRMQAEGKGRVLDQFANPDNWGAHYLGTGPEIWRDTGGTITHFVASMGTTGTTMGVSRYLKEQNPDIQIIGAQPREGAKIPGIRKWPEAYLPAIFESQRVDRVVEVAQDEAEDMTRRLAAEEGIFAGISSGGTLWAALQIASEVENATIASIVCDRGDRYLSSGVFPDQ
- a CDS encoding 3'-5' exonuclease gives rise to the protein MNVFAFDIETVPDVAGGRRLHGFNGLADGDAAEAMLAMRREETGSDFLRLPLHRVVVISVAALIGDRFTVFSLGEGGDDEARLIDRFFDGIERYVPRLVSWNGSGFDLPVLHYRGLIHGLSAPRYWETGDEDRSFRFNNYQNRFHDRHTDLMDVLAGYSGRAVAPLDQVATLCGLPGKLGMSGADVRHQIDAGHFDAVRDYCEHDVLNTYLLWQRFRLLRGELDASGHAAECDRVRDALAEAGKPHLDQFLNAWTG
- the tsaA gene encoding tRNA (N6-threonylcarbamoyladenosine(37)-N6)-methyltransferase TrmO, coding for MDIQPIATVRSDFESRFGTPRQPGLVPEARAELILHAPFNDADALRGLDDCSHCWLVFGFHASVTRGWRPTVRPPRLGGNRRLGVFATRSPVRPNGLGLSLVRLAGLLEPPGRGLALRGADLMDGTPVFDIKPYLPAIEAPVDARAPEGLGSTAPGLAVEWSDAARTALGTAPAHLGALIEQTLAADPRPAYHASDGRRYGMRLLGYEVQWVMDAATARVTAITPVTTGPEDRR